A single Vanacampus margaritifer isolate UIUO_Vmar chromosome 7, RoL_Vmar_1.0, whole genome shotgun sequence DNA region contains:
- the LOC144055340 gene encoding uncharacterized protein LOC144055340 isoform X1: protein MSQHPTDFVDGTKEARENIYSANGPNVPVPCLFEEPAVSIDYPSAVTRTKRSTKTVKPNVTKPQHVFNGYVNHVEDKANNAAPARSKRKQRRTFSPAGGILVNGIASDARVLQAATEPSLLVAPRMKNKKVRRKKRRQVRDSHFEDTRCVLSDLREEEDWEQECEANLEQRFSVQPYGPEDVFMSAFQDLTLEQGIDMPYTASYNPAEHHPRPLLLDFTSIATEPEQFADADE from the exons ATGTCTCAACATCCTACAGATTTTGTGGATGGAACGAAAGAAGCTCGGGAGAACATCTATAGCGCCAATGGTCCAAATGTTCCGGTTCCGTGTTTGTTTGAAGAACCGGCTGTGTCCATTGACTACCCATCTGCCGTCACTAGAACCAAGAGAAGCACAAAAACAGTCAAGCCAAATGTTACCAAGCCACAACATGTGTTTAATGGATATGTGAACCATGTTGAGGACAAGGCTAACAATGCAGCACCTGCAAGgtctaaaagaaaacaaagaagaacatTTTCCCCTGCAGGTGGCATCTTGGTAAACGGGATTGCTAGCGATGCCCGCGTTTTGCAAGCAGCAACAGAACCAAGCTTGCTTGTGGCACCCAGGatgaaaaacaagaaagtgAG GCGTAAAAAAAGGAGACAGGTTCGTGACAGCCACTTTGAGGACACTCGATGTGTTTTAAG TGATTTACGTGAGGAGGAAGACTGGGAACAAGAATGTGAAGCCAACTTGGAACAAAGATTTTCAGTCCAACCTTATG GTCCAGAAGATGTGTTTATGTCGGCTTTTCAAGATTTAACATTGGAACAAGGGATTGACATGCCTTACACAGCCAGTTACAATCCAGCCGAACACCACCCACGCCCACTCCTGTTGGACTTCACCAGCATTGCTACCGAGCCTGAACAGTTTGCAGATGCTGatgagtaa
- the LOC144055340 gene encoding uncharacterized protein LOC144055340 isoform X2, with protein sequence MKNKKVRRKKRRQVRDSHFEDTRCVLSDLREEEDWEQECEANLEQRFSVQPYGPEDVFMSAFQDLTLEQGIDMPYTASYNPAEHHPRPLLLDFTSIATEPEQFADADE encoded by the exons atgaaaaacaagaaagtgAG GCGTAAAAAAAGGAGACAGGTTCGTGACAGCCACTTTGAGGACACTCGATGTGTTTTAAG TGATTTACGTGAGGAGGAAGACTGGGAACAAGAATGTGAAGCCAACTTGGAACAAAGATTTTCAGTCCAACCTTATG GTCCAGAAGATGTGTTTATGTCGGCTTTTCAAGATTTAACATTGGAACAAGGGATTGACATGCCTTACACAGCCAGTTACAATCCAGCCGAACACCACCCACGCCCACTCCTGTTGGACTTCACCAGCATTGCTACCGAGCCTGAACAGTTTGCAGATGCTGatgagtaa